ttaaaggtactctcacatgacaccagaatCTCTTTTTATACATAAGCTGCAGATGGTGTTAGCATGCATCCCTTCCCTTCACTGCAGCCCATATTTGTGCCTTCCTCTTTTCATATACTGAGGAACTGCAACCTGGTCAGGCAGGAGCACAGCAACAAAATATGGGAGAGAAAAGACTGATGAAGATAATATAGTGTTACTCATTCTTACGCTCACAGCTACCAGCTCACATAATGACACTGCCACAAACTGTATGGGCTAGTTTagaagtgggacctgtacatggtGAGACACTTGGCATGAATGGGAAGCAGCCCAAGCAGGGGTAAAGGAGAGCACAGATGCCAGCTTGCTGGAGGATGAAGTTACACACAAGATCTGCTGCAGAAGACTCACATTAACATTTTGATGGGCTGACACAAGAAAAAGGCTGATGGGTATGCAGAATGAATTGCCTTGTGCATTAACGGTTGAGCCACGTGGCCTGCAGTCACTGTCAAGGAGCTTGGATGAGTTCAGCCCCATCCTTGTACACAGCTTTTCACGGAGATTATACCCATCTTTTCCACCTCCAGCAACACACCTGTGGACCTCACCATGATGCAGTGTCCAATCGTCAATGCCTTAGCTTCCACCGTGGCACAGGCAGAAGACACCCaacatcagagtgttgcagtggaaCCTCAGTCTGAATCATGCAAGGTCAGTTTGTTGCCATGCAGTCTCAGACACCCTGCCATCACAGCTGGATTAACTAATTTTCATAGGGGCTTGCAGCAGCTCATTGCAGTCCAGTAACCCGTCCTCCAACAGATTATTAGGATCATTGAGATGTTGCCCTGGGTGAGTGCAATGGTTCTGTATGGTATGAATCTGCTCTCTCTCAGGATTACAGCATTCATCCTCAGTGAGCCAGACAGCCCAGATTGCTGCTGTCCATGCCAAGATGTTGCAGTCTGAAGTTGGGCCTTCTTGGGCCAGAGCTGCCCAAGGTCATCCTGCAAGGCCATCTGCAGTCTCCCTCCAGAGAAAGTCAGCAGATTCCACCAACCATGCTGCAACCACTGTGTGTAGCACTGCAGAGGATCACAAGGACAGGCAAAAGCACATGAAAGACAAGCACTAAGGGAATGTGCAAGGATGATTAGTTACTACCTTGTATAGAATATTGGATGGTTTCTTGGATAAAGTTGGTTTGGAGTGCTTGTTTTGTTGTGGATTTTATTTCAGCATTGTGGTTAAAAACCTGCAAGAGAAGAAAGGTAATGTGTGGGACTACTGATGAATGGGGAATTAGGATTGTGTTTACTGGAACTGTGATGAGATGGGCCAATCATGAACAGCCTGGCTGGAAAGAAAAGTTGTGTTGATTGCGTCCTCCTGATTCTCCAACTTCTGTGTTCTTACGATGGCAAAGTTGTGTAGGTTGCTGCAGACTTCAATGAATTGTGAGACACATCCTGTAGAATGCTGCAGGGTGCCTCTCCAAAGTGATCCAGGCACCAGGAATGCTATTTTAATATTGCAATGGTCTGTTCAATTACATTTCTTATGATAGCCTGGCTCCCCTATCACCAATCCTGCTCCCATGAGATTTGGGGTCCACACTAGGGTCATGAACCAAGTGATTAGCAGGTAGCTCCTGTCAAGCTCCTGGCTTCTAATGGTGCTGATGGTACAATAGATGGGCGCAGAATAAACCATCCTGACTGTTGCtagaatatatagaacatagaattcctacagtgtagaaggaggcaattcggtccaTTTAGTTGGCACCAACCCTATCCCCGCCACACCAtatacccacctaacctgcacatccctggacactaaggggcaattttttagtatggccaatctacctaacctgcacatttttggacagtgggaggcaaccggagcacccggaggaaatccatgcagacatggggagaaagtgcaaactccacacagtcatcaaaGGCCGGAatgaaacccaggtccctggagctgtgcggcagcagaactaaccactgtaccactgtgtctCCCATAACTGAGCATTAATACCGGGCATTAAGCTGCATGATGTGCTGAACATGGTCACCCACCAACTGGAAATTAAAGGAGTGATTATTATAAACTAAAGGAGTCTATTATAGATTAGCAAATAGTGAATATGGGATGTTGAAAATGTAATCTGCTGCAGTCTGGAAGGATGCCGACACAAAAGGGTTCATGGCCACGGTCACTTCACAGCCATTGGAATTACTATCCTCACATTGCTATTGCAGGTCTGATGCAAGAAGTGGTATATTTCAGCAAGCACCTTTTCATGAAACGGAGATGGAGCACACACCATTCCAATTCAAGGCTGAGCTATGAGAAATGCTCCTTGACAACTCTTATGGCCTCTTGCTGAGAGCCCTTCACCctgatttctctttcttttttgagCAGCTTATTCTCCTCTCTGTTGACCAGTTCAATTCTCCCTGTCATACTACTGGCCAAGGGGTAAAGAAATCACAACATCCATCATTGGGCGCTGTGTGGGAGCAGAAGTGAGAAGCAAGGTCATTATCACATGCCATACCACTTTGGGCAGTCTTTGCTAACTTTAAACATCAGTTAAATAACACCTGTTATTCAGCAACCACCAGAAAAAAATCAACCAGCAACTAATCTGAAAGTGGTTGATTATTTCTTTAAATGGCACTGATGGTGATGGGGTGTGGTTCCTTCCTGCTGCCCGACACGTGTTCAGCTGTGCAAGGTTAAGAGAGGGTGCTAGCTGGAAGACTGAGTTTGAAAATGGCATTACTGATGGCAAatcagcaataaatgctgatcaACATTGCAATCTGCACATGCTCCTCATGCCTGCACCAATGGCCTGTGCAAAATGACATCCATGCAGATGCCTTTTTGAATGTGAAATGGCACCGGTGGTGCTGAAAATACTACACAATCAAATGTTGTGGCCTATACATTTTAAGAGGAAACGGAGGCCAAGGGGTAAAGAAATCACAGCATCCATCATTTGGGAAGTACCACAGTTTGGGAATTCTGTTAATTTTGAGTAGGAGACAGAAATACATCATAGTGGTGAAGGAAGTGGCAGAAGCTTATACATCTGCCTGTTGACTATCAGTAGAGGTATAAATGCTGAAAGCTAACCCAAAAACCAAAGAAAGAGAACAGAACCTAAAAATTGGGAACAACAGGAATAAAAATGGTTCATATAGATGAATGCTATTTGATTTGATTCGCAACAAAAGGACAGCAAGTGGGATTAAGACACAGGTATAAGCACAATGAACTGAATGGTGTCTTTCATGCTCTACTATTCAATGACTCTATGACTGGTTTACTGTAATGGTACTGCTTTGCtacaaccagaaaatgctggatttaATGGATTTAACTGGAAGGACCTTATACACACACTTGCTGTTTTTAAATATAGTTTATATAATTACAATAATGATATAAAATGGACAATATAAAATAACATTAAATTCCTATAAACATGGTTGAATTGAAATGTTTAGGGATGAGCATTCCAAAGTCAAGTACAATTTTCCAACTTATGAACCCACCAACTTATTACAGCGAGGAGGAAGCAAAAATAAATGTTCGTAAAATGTATGTATATCAAATATTCTCAATTGCAAATCTTACATACTTTGTCTGTCATTTCGTGGGAATGATGCATTGAGTGGTCTCTTTCCAGGAACATCCTCTGTTGCTCGTTGCTGGCAAGGCGACAGGTGAGCCAGGCAGAGAGAGTGCAGCCCACAATGCCCAGGCATGCCATTGACATGGAAGCGATATGTATGGGGAAAGTGACTGCTCTCTTTTTTGGTACTGCCCGCAGAAACTGAAAATTTAATATTCCGCCGATCAGTCCACAGATACAACAGGCAGAAAATAATATCATCTGGcaggagacaggaataattaaaatCAGTCTCCATATCAGCAAACTAGAAATAAAATTAGAAGGCAAAGTAGAAAGTCCACTATTTGATATTATAAATAAATATTTAACGCAAGCTTTTTTTAAATTAAGCAGGATTATTTTATTTTAAACGGTTACAACTGTTCATTCTCTCGCCCGCAAGTCCCTTCTGCTTTTATGACATTTGTGGCTACAGAAGAATCCCCTTCAATAAACTTGATCAGAAACTTCCCAATGGAATAGATGCCAGTCCCATTTGAAGCATCAGTCTTGTCAGCAGGTGATTTTCTCTGTCTATGAGATGGTTTTCTGATTCCAGGAACCGTTATGTAAAAATAATCTAAATAAACCACTGCTCATAATAATAAGATTACACAGTACATTTCCCAAAATGGAAGTACAACGCAACTGCATTTGAATAGATTTTTGATCATAATATCTACCCAATTCGGGCAAAATGAAATTATATCAGGTTATACACATCTTTCATTCTTTTTCCTGGACAGAGGGAATGTAGACCACATGGATACAGTTTAGTTAGTTCGCATCATTATACGTGTTATTTTTATGTGAAATTCAGTATGTTTTAGTGTAATTTTTATTTTATTAAAAATCAATTTGCTTTACATGCATTTACTGAGAGACCGTATCAGTTGTGTCGGGTAAGTAACCTATAATTTTATTGAAGTTTAATTATTAACTGTCCCAACCACCCAAAATTTAACATCTGTAACATTATTCAAAGAAATACTTTCACAGGGAATGAGTTTGGAAAATtaaagatagagtagacagttttagatagagtagacagagaccttttccccgggtggaacaaaccattacaaggggacataaatttaaggtgaaaggtggaagatataggagggatatcagaggtaggttctttacccagagaatagtgggggcatggaatgcactgcctgtggaagtagttgagtcggaaacattagggaccttcaagcagctattggataggtacatgggttacggtaaaatgatatagtgtagatttatttgttcttaagggcagcacggtagcattgtggatagcacaattgcttcacagctccagggtcccaggttcgattccggcttggatcactgtctgtgcggagtctgcacatcctcaccgtgtctgcgtgggtttcctccgggtgctccggtttcctcccacagtccaaagatgtgtaggttaggtggattggccatgataaattgcccttagtgtccaaaattgcccttggtgttgggtggaggtgttgagtttgggtagggtgctctttccaagagctggtgcagactcaaagggccaaatggcctccttctgcactgtaaattcaatgataatctatgattaatctaggtcaaaggttcggcacaacatcgtgggccgaagggcctgttctgtgctgtattttctatgttctatgttaaagtaTCAAATGCAGTATTTGCAGTATAATAATTTTTGAAAGAGCACAACTATTATCTATTATATATCATGAATGTGATAGCATTGCTGCCATCACTTGAGTAAAATAATATTAGTTGGCTCCTATATAGCTATTCAATGGTGATTAAAGTGATTTTTAATTCAGTATCAAGGGCCTCGGCTTATATATTTGGTGTTTATTTAAAATCTCCAAATATTGAGAATTCACTTGCTAGATGGTTTACATTTGCTGCAAACAGCATATTGTCGGAGCCTTATAGAAAGCAAGCATAAACAGGAATCAGAATGCAGCAGAAAAACTGTAATATATTTTTTGCCTTCTTTTCACTTTTCAGTGAAATAAATTACAATGCCAAAGCAGCGCCTTTGTTTCTTTATGAAAATCTAAATTCCATATCAAAAGTTGGACTAGTCAATTGCTACAATTACACAATGCAAAAGCATTTTTTCCAGGAATTATTCAATGTGTGGAAAGGGAGTGAATAAGAAGGAGTGCATGTTTATTAGCCACTTTGCATATGCTGTGGAGAAAATGTAACAGTGGTGAGGGGGAAATAATGATGTGATGGCTGTTGACATTTGTGGTATTTGGAGGACTGGTGTTTGGTGTTGGATGTTCGAAAAATAAAAGCACTCACTATGCGACCTGATTTCTTTTTGGCGCACACAATTCCACATATTCCACAGATTAAAAACTAGAAAGAGGAAAAGACGTATTagtttttaaatatcttccaagttTTTGTATTGCTGCCATTCTGAATATAATTTCTCATTGTATTCTCTGTAAGAATACATTGCAGCAATTAGTCCCTACCGAATACCTTAAACTTAGCACAGCAAAATTCACTGTTCTTTAATGTAAGTTTTGTTTTATTATAAGGACTATTGCACTAGAATTGCTTATTCCTGCCCAGCAAGTGAAAAATGTGTTTTGCATAAAGTAGAATCCATCCTAATTTCAATATTCGGCAATTAGCACATTATATTATATGGTTACATATTCAATAAGGACTAATTACTATGATACATCCTCACAAAGCACAACAGGGCATATATATCCGGTTAAGATAACCTATCAAGTGTAGTGGAGCTGTTTGACATAACTGTTGTTTGTATACCAGGTCTGCGCTTGATAAAAACATAACTATTCACTTCTGTCACTTTAGTTACCTGTTTTAGCACGCAGTTTCCAAGGCTGTCAAATGGTAATATGTGGGGCTGAAATTTCCCGGAGCCATGGTGGTGGGCTTACTGGTtgaagggctgggggaggggcctgCTGGAAATGTTCCACCTCGTTATTCCACTGCTGGGAAAGTTTCCCAGGATCATCTGTCCTCGTTTGTGACATTTCTGATATTTGCTGCCTGCCCCATCACAAGAGGAGTTCACCCGGTCCATGGAACAGGCGCTGGGAGACTATCTGAGCTGTAGGCTCCAATACGCAAAGGACCCAGCAGCAGGACAGCTCTATGGCCCAGATGTTCCCGCCGGATAGGCTTCCCTCCTAATCCGGGGGCCGTACTGAGATGACCCCTCCAGATTTCTCAATTAAACTGACACCTCGATGGCCCCTCCATGTTGAGGCGCCCTTGCAGCACCCAAGCTGCCCACTCTCCTGATTGGGATGGTGAGGATCCAGAGCTGTCAGCCCTCTGGACGGGGTGTAGGCAGCAAACCATCCTTAATAGACTGGTGAGCATAGAGACAGCAAAATAGGAGAGCAGCTCCGGGAAGATTGCCCCACTAACCTCGATCCAGGAAAGTGCAGGTTCAGGATCTCCAATCGGTCCCAATGTTGAGATCCCGAATCCCACAGGAAAATCAAGCCCTTTAGTCCTGGAATTGATTCTCAGTCTGGAGCATGGGGGCTGCGAGCGGCCCTTGGAAAAGCTGTGACACCTTAAATTTTAACACATGA
The genomic region above belongs to Scyliorhinus torazame isolate Kashiwa2021f chromosome 6, sScyTor2.1, whole genome shotgun sequence and contains:
- the LOC140425189 gene encoding transmembrane protein 196 isoform X1; protein product: MCTRSQIIACLFVLSALEIGFGITSVTLGAVSIGRNRALQHQLGDSSPVWSGVCFLICGICGIVCAKKKSGRIMILFSACCICGLIGGILNFQFLRAVPKKRAVTFPIHIASMSMACLGIVGCTLSAWLTCRLASNEQQRMFLERDHSMHHSHEMTDKVFNHNAEIKSTTKQALQTNFIQETIQYSIQEQEQSRLQSSELEEENS
- the LOC140425189 gene encoding transmembrane protein 196 isoform X3 produces the protein MCTRSQIIACLFVLSALEIGFGITSVTLGAVSIGRNRALQHQLGDSSPVWSGVCFLICGICGIVCAKKKSGRIFLRAVPKKRAVTFPIHIASMSMACLGIVGCTLSAWLTCRLASNEQQRMFLERDHSMHHSHEMTDKVFNHNAEIKSTTKQALQTNFIQETIQYSIQEQEQSRLQSSELEEENS
- the LOC140425189 gene encoding transmembrane protein 196 isoform X2 — its product is MCTRSQIIACLFVLSALEIGFGITSVTLGAVSIGRNRALQHQLGDSSPVWSGVCFLICGICGIVCAKKKSGRIMILFSACCICGLIGGILNFQFLRAVPKKRAVTFPIHIASMSMACLGIVGCTLSAWLTCRLASNEQQRMFLERDHSMHHSHEMTDKVFNHNAEIKSTTKQALQTNFIQETIQYSIQDTGYSR
- the LOC140425189 gene encoding transmembrane protein 196 isoform X4, which translates into the protein MCTRSQIIACLFVLSALEIGFGITSVTLGAVSIGRNRALQHQLGDSSPVWSGVCFLICGICGIVCAKKKSGRIMILFSACCICGLIGGILNFQFLRAVPKKRAVTFPIHIASMSMACLGIVGCTLSAWLTCRLASNEQQRMFLERDHSMHHSHEMTDKIQDIPDNISNGIPQIVQNGRPT